The Malus sylvestris chromosome 12, drMalSylv7.2, whole genome shotgun sequence genome contains a region encoding:
- the LOC126593724 gene encoding zinc finger protein 10-like codes for MEQARYWMWAKRKHNSSSSSNHDHHVQVPTSNDDSWEEQAFAEDAAGPLGGCIWPPRSYSCSFCRREFRSAQALGGHMNVHRRDRARLKQSPNDETALQNNLHHHQDHDHSVQNSANNPFSSSLGSFQFPSRQVCALVYNPKNPSSDPGIIATSTPSSVSKLSAQLPCKKNCAEQTRIPPSSSSSASSPQSWSVLGTNRYHNNKSVARDHIEGEKISRVVEYSGSCRAKGDHHVANNDHNLSVSLNLVVRCARTSVSSDGDEAIVSCKRRRTDDIPSSLPFFLKSGSVDRVHHLQPAEGFEFSSSSIEDLDLELRLGDRPKVIKVNK; via the coding sequence ATGGAACAAGCACGGTATTGGATGTGGGCAAAGCGTAAACACAACAGCTCGAGTTCATCCAATCACGATCATCATGTTCAAGTGCCAACTTCAAACGATGATTCATGGGAAGAACAAGCTTTCGCCGAAGATGCAGCAGGGCCTCTCGGAGGCTGCATATGGCCTCCGAGATCTTATTCTTGCAGTTTCTGTAGGAGAGAGTTCCGTTCAGCTCAAGCTCTGGGCGGCCACATGAATGTTCACAGGAGAGACAGGGCTAGACTAAAGCAGTCTCCAAATGACGAAACTGCCCTTCAAAACaaccttcatcatcatcaggaTCATGATCATTCTGTCCAAAATAGTGCTAATAATCCCTTTTCATCATCTTTGGGTAGTTTCCAATTCCCATCTCGTCAAGTTTGTGCCCTGGTTTACAACCCTAAAAACCCTAGTTCCGATCCCGGTATTATTGCAACATCAACACCGTCCTCAGTTTCTAAGCTTTCAGCTCAGCTACCATGTAAAAAGAATTGTGCTGAGCAAACCCGGAtcccaccttcttcttcttcttctgcatcTTCTCCTCAATCTTGGTCAGTCTTGGGCACAAACAGATATCATAACAACAAATCTGTGGCGAGAGATCATATTGAAGGAGAGAAGATTTCGAGAGTTGTAGAATATTCTGGTTCTTGTAGGGCAAAGGGTGATCATCATGTCGCAAATAATGATCATAATTTGTCtgtgagtttgaatttggttgtCCGCTGTGCTCGTACTTCTGTCTCCAGTGATGGTGATGAGGCTATAGTTAGTTGCAAGAGAAGAAGAACGGATGACATCCCATCATCGTTACCCTTCTTCCTAAAATCAGGTTCTGTTGATAGAGTACATCATCTCCAACCAGCTGAAGGGTTTGAATTTAGCTCCAGCTCTATAGAAGACTTGGATCTTGAGCTTAGGCTTGGTGACCGACCTAAGGTAATTAAAGTTAATAAGTAG